In Candidatus Saccharimonadales bacterium, one genomic interval encodes:
- a CDS encoding type IV secretion system DNA-binding domain-containing protein, which translates to MLEAIVAMLQLIGTIMFQYYGWVLVVAFLGYLIWQNRRKTRWVEASEHILLQIEVPKENEKKELSAEQMFASLHGILRSKAELKREGSLQEHLSFEIAAIDEQIRFYVWVPKHLKDFVEGQIYAQYPSVHIVEGTADYTARDLGDRQVYGTELALTKSEVLPIKTFPSFEVDPLAGITAVLSKLDQGGEEMWAQVLVRPVDDVWQQKGFDYIDQIKNGKSVTFVRQLGKGLLDIPIHVGSHLLSGLSGPSEPPEKKDEKKELSTGQQAIVKAIEEKVTKLGFEVKIRIVYVGRDDLLAKQRMQAVVGGFKQFNTTNLNGFTTAKTGAGESLLQDYRARLFLDSGYILNIEEVASLYHLPHKSVETPNMVWVSSKTAEPPANLPTPTDDEVADISLFGLTNFRGQRLKFGMKRADRGRHLYIVGQTGTGKSQLLQLLALSDLYHNEGLAIIDPHGDLAIEVMQYIPEHRINDVVYFNPTDRDFPIAFNPMEVSDPSLKHDTASELVGVMKRMFESWGPRLEHILRFTILALLDHPDATMLDITRMLTEKEFRKRVVRDIDDPVVKAFWVNEFASWNDKFANEAVAPVLNKVGAFIANPLIRNVIGQPKSTINLRKLMDEGKILIVNLSHGQIGEVNAGILGALVVTSIQIAAMSRANVPKDERRPFYLYVDEFQNFATDSFAVILSEARKYNLCLTVANQFIAQMPETVREAVFGNVGSMITFRVGAGDSAFLAKYFEPTFEGGDLVRLNNREMFITMSIDGEKAQPFSGRTLSMPAPGQDLSEQIIAGSRQRYATNREEVEDKIRRATLGGEEPTSGGDQDHQIRTPDEQKPNTFLSGLKNPSGHSSGPRRHSNQGRQESGRRRPQTSQSGNRTGGLSERQLGIRPETETETASVGQEHRD; encoded by the coding sequence ATGCTCGAGGCCATAGTTGCCATGCTGCAACTAATCGGCACAATTATGTTCCAATACTACGGCTGGGTGCTGGTGGTAGCTTTTTTGGGTTATTTGATCTGGCAGAATCGCCGTAAGACCCGCTGGGTTGAAGCCAGCGAACACATTTTATTGCAAATTGAGGTGCCCAAGGAAAACGAAAAAAAGGAGCTCTCGGCTGAGCAGATGTTTGCTAGCCTCCATGGCATCTTGCGCTCCAAAGCCGAGCTAAAGCGCGAAGGCAGCTTGCAAGAACACTTGAGCTTCGAGATCGCAGCCATCGATGAACAAATTCGCTTCTACGTTTGGGTGCCCAAGCACCTAAAAGACTTCGTTGAAGGCCAAATTTATGCCCAATATCCAAGTGTACACATCGTTGAAGGCACGGCTGATTATACCGCTCGCGATCTCGGAGATCGACAGGTTTACGGCACCGAACTGGCTCTAACCAAGAGTGAGGTCTTGCCAATTAAGACTTTCCCGAGCTTTGAGGTTGACCCTCTGGCCGGCATCACGGCAGTGTTATCTAAATTAGATCAGGGTGGGGAAGAGATGTGGGCCCAAGTGCTGGTGCGGCCAGTTGATGACGTTTGGCAGCAAAAGGGCTTTGATTATATAGATCAGATTAAAAACGGCAAGAGCGTGACATTCGTGCGCCAGTTGGGTAAGGGCCTGCTGGATATTCCCATCCACGTCGGCTCCCATTTATTGTCCGGGTTATCTGGACCCTCTGAACCGCCTGAAAAGAAGGACGAAAAAAAGGAGCTCTCAACCGGGCAGCAAGCCATTGTTAAAGCCATCGAAGAAAAGGTTACCAAGCTGGGCTTCGAGGTTAAAATCCGGATTGTCTATGTTGGCCGCGATGATTTGTTAGCCAAACAGCGGATGCAGGCGGTGGTGGGCGGCTTTAAACAGTTCAACACCACCAATCTTAATGGCTTTACCACGGCCAAAACCGGGGCGGGGGAGAGTCTGTTGCAAGATTACCGAGCCCGACTGTTTTTGGACAGCGGCTACATTTTAAACATCGAGGAAGTTGCCAGCCTCTACCATTTGCCCCACAAGAGTGTTGAGACTCCCAATATGGTTTGGGTTTCGTCGAAGACGGCGGAGCCACCGGCCAATTTACCAACGCCTACGGATGATGAGGTGGCCGATATTAGTTTGTTTGGCCTGACCAACTTCCGCGGGCAACGTTTGAAATTCGGGATGAAGCGAGCTGATCGCGGCCGACATCTCTATATTGTGGGGCAGACGGGAACTGGTAAATCGCAATTGTTGCAACTGCTGGCTCTATCGGACCTCTACCACAACGAGGGGCTAGCCATTATTGACCCTCACGGCGATCTGGCCATTGAAGTCATGCAATATATCCCAGAGCATCGAATAAATGATGTGGTCTACTTTAACCCGACGGATCGTGATTTTCCGATAGCGTTTAACCCCATGGAGGTTAGCGACCCCTCGCTCAAGCACGATACGGCCTCCGAGCTCGTCGGCGTCATGAAGCGCATGTTCGAATCCTGGGGTCCCAGACTCGAGCACATTTTGCGCTTTACCATCCTAGCCTTACTCGATCATCCCGATGCCACTATGCTCGATATTACCCGGATGCTAACCGAAAAAGAGTTCCGCAAGCGGGTAGTGCGCGATATTGATGACCCGGTGGTCAAGGCCTTTTGGGTCAACGAATTTGCCAGTTGGAACGATAAGTTCGCAAACGAAGCCGTGGCCCCGGTTCTAAACAAAGTTGGTGCTTTCATCGCTAATCCATTAATTAGAAACGTCATCGGTCAACCCAAGAGCACTATCAACTTGCGTAAACTGATGGACGAGGGCAAAATCTTGATTGTAAACCTCTCGCACGGCCAAATCGGTGAGGTCAACGCTGGCATTTTGGGGGCCCTAGTGGTGACTTCGATCCAAATCGCGGCCATGAGCCGGGCCAATGTGCCTAAAGATGAGCGCCGGCCGTTCTACCTCTACGTCGACGAGTTCCAAAACTTTGCCACCGATTCATTCGCGGTCATTTTAAGCGAGGCCCGTAAGTATAACCTCTGTCTGACTGTGGCCAACCAATTCATCGCTCAAATGCCTGAAACCGTCCGTGAGGCCGTCTTTGGTAACGTTGGTTCCATGATTACCTTTAGGGTCGGAGCTGGGGATTCGGCCTTTCTGGCCAAATACTTTGAGCCGACTTTTGAAGGCGGGGATTTGGTGCGCCTAAATAACCGCGAGATGTTTATTACCATGAGTATTGATGGGGAAAAGGCCCAGCCCTTCTCAGGCCGGACCCTGAGCATGCCAGCCCCAGGCCAGGATCTATCTGAGCAGATCATCGCTGGTTCACGTCAGCGCTACGCCACCAACCGCGAGGAGGTCGAGGATAAGATCCGTCGGGCCACTCTGGGCGGGGAAGAGCCGACATCTGGTGGTGACCAAGATCACCAGATCCGCACCCCTGATGAACAAAAACCGAACACTTTTCTGTCCGGCCTCAAGAATCCATCTGGGCACTCCAGCGGACCCAGGCGTCATTCCAACCAGGGGCGACAGGAGAGTGGGCGCCGCCGGCCCCAAACTAGTCAGTCTGGCAATCGAACAGGTGGTTTATCGGAGCGGCAACTGGGGATCCGCCCAGAAACCGAAACTGAGACGGCTAGCGTCGGCCAAGAGCACAGAGACTAG
- a CDS encoding PBP1A family penicillin-binding protein, with protein sequence MANKKPTKKTEFFEMAATQMKPLKSDFITLDQAFSQTFNRATKNLRHFAQTVRKGANLSAQQLTDWSSSLRPVIKPVLSTTIGVARAGTTDVLSGAAWTLKHTFGRRAVRTYIKLFFLGVVVVGAVMAAIGTQTLATYAGDLSNPATIINNKNTGTTILDRNGQVLYKVYGAANRVPLVLSQTNSTLKDATLAAEDPNFYSHPGFSWKSTARAVYVDAMNRGSVEGGSTISQQLIKSSLLTPQKSIMRKYREILLSVALERRYSKDKVLEMYLNQIYYGQGANGAATAAQVYFHKDVNHLSIGEAAMIAGLPLGPSRFDPTFDHQAALERRDYVIGQMADHAMISPAQAAAAKAEPLVAYQQNTQINAPHFVFYVLDQLRQQYGDDAVENGGITVYTTLDLKKEQLAESIAQAQINKLAANHVTNAALISIDPKTGEILTMMGSVDYDQPNWGNVNATLSDLQPGSSFKPIAYVTAFAKGWNGATTVEDKPLNLPNGDGTFYKPVNYDGKFRGTVTLRRALANSLNIPAVQVLQYAGLDNTLSMAHALGITTLNDRSRYGLSLVLGGGEVRPLDMATVYGTFAASGVKHEPKSIIKVLDRQGKDMTKKPTEPANPQVLDPRLAYMITNILSDNPARSEEFGPNSPLKLNRPAAAKTGTTNDFRDNWTVGYTPSLVTAVWVGNNDHSAMNGINGITGAAPIWHDYMEQALAGTTPENFVQPVGIVTAKVCAHDGGLANPWDSGYQEIFLTEHQQTKHCASEAPKPPDQPQPVDQVPANQGQGNGNDGALPPGQPNPNKHGQPLTQN encoded by the coding sequence ATGGCTAACAAAAAACCAACCAAGAAAACAGAGTTTTTTGAGATGGCAGCGACGCAGATGAAGCCGCTGAAGTCAGACTTTATCACCCTCGATCAGGCCTTTAGCCAAACTTTCAATCGAGCTACTAAAAACCTTAGGCATTTTGCCCAAACCGTCCGAAAGGGAGCCAATCTATCGGCTCAACAATTGACTGATTGGTCGAGTTCACTTAGGCCCGTCATTAAACCAGTGTTATCGACAACTATAGGCGTGGCTCGGGCAGGCACGACCGATGTACTCTCCGGTGCCGCATGGACCCTCAAACACACCTTTGGCCGCCGAGCGGTGCGGACTTACATCAAGCTCTTCTTCCTTGGAGTTGTCGTTGTCGGCGCAGTCATGGCGGCCATCGGCACCCAAACGCTCGCAACTTACGCTGGTGACCTAAGTAACCCCGCTACCATTATTAATAATAAGAACACTGGTACTACCATTTTGGATCGAAACGGGCAGGTGCTCTACAAAGTCTACGGCGCCGCCAACCGAGTGCCCTTAGTTCTTAGTCAAACCAATAGCACCCTAAAAGATGCCACTCTGGCAGCTGAGGATCCAAATTTTTATTCTCACCCCGGGTTCTCTTGGAAGAGCACCGCTAGAGCCGTCTACGTCGATGCTATGAATCGGGGATCGGTCGAAGGGGGTTCGACTATTTCCCAGCAATTGATTAAATCGAGCTTGCTAACACCCCAAAAGAGCATTATGCGTAAATACCGCGAAATCTTACTGTCAGTGGCTCTCGAGCGGCGCTATAGCAAGGACAAAGTGCTGGAAATGTACCTCAACCAGATTTACTACGGGCAGGGGGCTAACGGAGCCGCCACCGCCGCTCAAGTCTATTTCCATAAAGACGTTAACCATTTGAGCATCGGCGAAGCCGCCATGATCGCCGGCCTGCCGCTCGGGCCCAGCCGCTTTGATCCAACCTTTGATCATCAGGCAGCGCTGGAACGACGCGATTATGTGATTGGCCAAATGGCTGATCACGCCATGATTTCACCAGCCCAGGCCGCCGCTGCCAAAGCCGAGCCGCTCGTGGCCTACCAGCAAAACACTCAAATTAACGCACCCCACTTTGTCTTCTATGTACTCGATCAGCTGCGCCAGCAGTACGGCGATGATGCGGTCGAAAACGGCGGCATCACCGTCTACACCACGCTCGATTTAAAGAAGGAGCAACTGGCTGAATCAATTGCTCAAGCTCAAATTAATAAATTGGCCGCTAACCACGTCACCAACGCCGCTCTAATTTCGATTGATCCTAAAACCGGCGAAATCCTAACCATGATGGGTAGCGTCGACTACGATCAACCCAACTGGGGCAACGTCAATGCGACTTTAAGCGATTTACAGCCGGGGTCGAGTTTTAAACCAATTGCCTACGTGACGGCCTTTGCCAAAGGTTGGAATGGGGCCACCACCGTCGAGGACAAGCCGCTGAATCTGCCCAACGGCGATGGTACTTTTTATAAACCGGTCAACTATGATGGCAAATTCCGAGGCACCGTGACGCTTCGGCGAGCGCTAGCTAATTCGCTCAACATCCCAGCCGTGCAAGTGCTGCAATATGCCGGCCTCGATAATACTTTGAGCATGGCTCACGCTTTAGGCATCACCACCCTAAACGATCGATCGCGTTACGGTTTGAGTCTCGTTTTGGGAGGTGGAGAAGTCCGGCCGCTCGATATGGCGACGGTTTATGGCACTTTTGCGGCTAGCGGGGTTAAACATGAACCCAAAAGCATCATCAAAGTGCTCGATCGCCAGGGCAAAGATATGACCAAAAAACCGACCGAGCCAGCTAACCCCCAGGTTCTAGACCCACGTTTGGCCTACATGATTACTAATATTTTGAGTGATAACCCGGCCCGTAGCGAAGAATTCGGCCCCAATTCACCACTAAAGCTGAATCGACCGGCGGCCGCTAAAACCGGTACCACCAACGACTTTCGCGATAACTGGACGGTCGGCTATACTCCTAGCCTAGTCACGGCCGTCTGGGTTGGTAACAACGACCACAGCGCCATGAATGGCATTAACGGCATCACTGGCGCCGCTCCAATTTGGCATGATTATATGGAGCAGGCTCTGGCCGGCACCACGCCGGAGAACTTTGTTCAACCAGTCGGCATCGTCACCGCTAAAGTTTGCGCCCACGACGGTGGCCTGGCTAACCCGTGGGACTCGGGCTATCAAGAGATTTTCCTAACCGAGCACCAGCAAACCAAGCATTGCGCCTCCGAGGCACCAAAGCCCCCGGACCAACCGCAACCGGTTGATCAAGTTCCGGCCAACCAGGGGCAGGGGAATGGCAACGATGGTGCTCTGCCACCAGGTCAACCCAACCCGAACAAACACGGCCAGCCACTGACTCAGAATTGA
- the dprA gene encoding DNA-processing protein DprA has product MQISEITPIDSNYPDSLREIPSVPKTLYFLGELPNRPTVAIVGARRPTEYGKRVTYQLASELASAGIAIVSGLAYGLDSIAHTGALDAGGQTIAVLAGGLHKIYPAGHRNLAIRILQSGGGIVSEYPEGMPSLRQYFPARNRIVSGLSLAVIIPEAEASSGSLITAKFALNQNRLVMAVPGNITSPTSAGPNNLIRSGAIPVTNSSDVLAALDLTTADAKPTAQPKSKEEALILELLEKGINSSEDLIQASELGASQFANVITLMEITGKVRNLGAGQWVAR; this is encoded by the coding sequence ATGCAAATTTCTGAAATTACCCCGATAGACTCAAATTACCCCGATAGTTTAAGGGAGATTCCGTCTGTCCCTAAAACTCTATATTTTTTGGGTGAATTGCCAAATCGGCCAACAGTAGCCATCGTTGGGGCCAGGCGCCCAACCGAATACGGCAAGCGGGTTACATATCAGCTAGCCAGCGAACTGGCCAGTGCCGGTATTGCCATCGTTAGCGGCTTGGCCTATGGCCTGGATAGCATTGCTCATACTGGAGCCCTGGATGCTGGCGGCCAGACCATTGCGGTCTTGGCCGGCGGGCTGCACAAAATTTATCCAGCCGGACATCGCAATCTGGCCATTAGAATTCTCCAATCCGGCGGCGGCATCGTTAGTGAATATCCCGAGGGCATGCCATCACTCAGACAATATTTCCCTGCCAGGAACCGCATCGTCTCCGGACTATCACTGGCCGTCATTATCCCAGAAGCGGAAGCTTCCAGCGGTTCGCTGATCACGGCCAAGTTTGCCTTGAATCAAAACCGCCTAGTTATGGCCGTTCCTGGCAATATCACCAGCCCGACTAGCGCCGGCCCGAACAACTTAATCAGATCCGGAGCTATTCCGGTTACAAACTCCAGCGACGTTTTGGCGGCACTCGATCTAACTACGGCCGATGCTAAACCGACTGCCCAACCCAAAAGTAAGGAAGAGGCTCTGATATTGGAACTCTTAGAAAAAGGAATTAATTCCAGTGAGGATTTGATTCAAGCCAGTGAACTGGGAGCCAGTCAGTTTGCCAACGTTATAACGCTCATGGAAATCACCGGCAAAGTCCGCAACCTGGGGGCCGGCCAATGGGTGGCCAGGTAA
- a CDS encoding sigma factor-like helix-turn-helix DNA-binding protein, whose amino-acid sequence MAESKTVTSLDYQAAANAALKHLRRDRDRQIIAKRFGFGLAKKQTLERIGRDFNITRERVRQIEKAALIKLRTVAKADVAEANAQLVKYLDTQGGLAPIVSVAEAFGASDEGQAAYIVFLAQLAGDIEVIDGSDQLHPALGLLPAYTNKKVKDLSNELVKVITEVAKPTTLNKVANRLGQELSSETVTNLARITKALAHLDNKWGLISWPEVNPKSIRDKTYLVLVRQSRPLHFSDIATRIHELKPGREVTVQAVHNELIKDQRFVLIGRGIYALAEWGYSPGTVADIIAEILREESPLHKDEIVRRVLTKRQVKTTTIVLNLQEKDQFQRVAKATYVLREV is encoded by the coding sequence ATGGCAGAAAGTAAAACCGTAACCAGCTTAGATTACCAGGCAGCTGCTAACGCTGCACTCAAGCACTTGCGACGCGATCGAGATCGCCAAATTATCGCCAAGCGCTTTGGTTTTGGCTTGGCCAAAAAGCAAACTTTAGAGCGTATCGGCCGCGATTTTAATATTACCCGCGAACGCGTCCGACAGATTGAAAAGGCCGCATTAATTAAATTGCGCACAGTCGCTAAAGCCGATGTGGCCGAGGCCAACGCTCAGTTAGTTAAGTATTTGGATACTCAAGGTGGGCTAGCGCCGATCGTAAGTGTGGCTGAGGCCTTTGGGGCCAGCGACGAGGGCCAAGCCGCCTACATTGTCTTTTTAGCCCAATTAGCCGGCGATATCGAAGTCATCGACGGCAGCGATCAGTTGCACCCAGCTTTGGGGCTCCTGCCAGCCTATACTAATAAGAAAGTCAAAGATCTCTCGAACGAACTCGTTAAAGTTATTACCGAGGTGGCTAAACCGACTACTTTAAATAAAGTGGCTAATCGTTTGGGCCAAGAGCTCTCCAGCGAAACAGTTACCAATCTGGCTCGCATTACCAAGGCGCTGGCGCATTTGGATAACAAATGGGGTCTAATTTCCTGGCCGGAAGTTAACCCTAAAAGCATCCGCGACAAGACCTATTTGGTGCTGGTGCGCCAAAGCCGACCACTGCACTTTAGCGATATTGCCACTCGCATCCACGAATTAAAGCCCGGGCGCGAGGTAACGGTGCAGGCTGTGCACAACGAACTGATCAAGGATCAGCGCTTTGTCTTGATTGGCCGCGGCATTTATGCCCTGGCTGAATGGGGTTATTCACCCGGCACAGTGGCCGATATTATTGCCGAGATTTTGCGCGAAGAGTCGCCGCTACACAAAGATGAAATTGTGCGACGCGTATTAACCAAGCGGCAGGTCAAAACGACTACGATTGTATTGAACTTACAGGAGAAGGATCAGTTTCAGCGGGTGGCTAAAGCGACCTACGTACTGAGGGAGGTTTAA
- the topA gene encoding type I DNA topoisomerase: MSKNVVVVESPAKANTIEKFLGKGYSVLASYGHVRDLPKSKLGIDVEHNFEPEYIIPRGSGKTVKALKTALAAADTIYLATDYDREGEAIAWHILQAIPPTGKQKVNRITFTEITEPAIKAAITNPRDIDQDLVDAQQARRVLDRLVGYSLSPVLWKKVRSGLSAGRVQSVALKLIVDREREIEAFKPAEYWSLIAELETTKGERLNAELTKVGGKKPEVTSEKAAKELESKLKEANFVVESIDSKEVKRSPAPPFITSSLQQEASRKLSFSSRKTMMVAQQLYEGINLAGQHVGLISYMRTDSFNLSTEATTQAKQLIEKLYGKPYATQAPRAYKKKVRGAQEAHEAIRPTDLSRQPGDLAQHLTKDQLRLYQLIWQRTMASQISDAKYLQKGANIAAADCILRAKGRETLFDGFTRVYTESRDDGEDENDAALSELTKDEKLKLVELLPEQHFTSPPPRYTEASLIKVLEENGIGRPSTYAPTMGTIINRGYVRLENRQFHPQDVGYLVTDLLTKHFPFVVNEQFTADVEDKLDDIAEGQKEWKPFIKDFYGPMRELIDTETDKIPRMKIPEIPTDEKCEVCGKPMVIKSGRFGQFMACTGFPECKNTKPYHQPTGIICPEDGGDVIERKTKRGRTFWGCANYPECKFASWTKPGATSEPAEAAKTADTTT; this comes from the coding sequence ATGAGTAAAAATGTTGTAGTTGTAGAAAGCCCCGCCAAGGCCAATACTATCGAGAAATTCCTGGGCAAAGGCTATAGCGTGCTGGCCAGCTATGGCCATGTTCGCGATCTGCCGAAGAGCAAATTGGGCATTGATGTGGAGCATAATTTTGAGCCGGAATACATTATTCCACGCGGTTCGGGCAAGACCGTTAAAGCCCTTAAAACTGCGCTAGCCGCGGCTGATACGATTTATCTGGCCACCGACTACGACCGCGAAGGCGAGGCCATTGCCTGGCACATTTTGCAGGCCATTCCGCCCACGGGCAAACAAAAGGTCAACCGCATAACCTTCACCGAAATTACCGAACCAGCCATCAAAGCCGCTATCACCAACCCGCGTGATATCGATCAAGATCTGGTGGATGCTCAACAGGCCCGGCGGGTACTGGATCGCTTGGTCGGCTATTCACTCAGCCCGGTCTTATGGAAGAAAGTCCGCAGTGGTCTCTCGGCCGGTCGCGTCCAATCAGTCGCCCTCAAACTAATCGTTGATCGCGAACGTGAGATCGAAGCCTTTAAACCGGCTGAATACTGGAGCCTTATAGCTGAGCTGGAAACAACCAAGGGCGAACGTTTGAACGCTGAGCTGACCAAGGTGGGTGGTAAAAAGCCCGAAGTCACATCGGAAAAAGCCGCAAAAGAGCTAGAGTCGAAACTAAAGGAGGCAAATTTCGTAGTTGAGAGCATCGATTCAAAAGAGGTTAAGCGCTCACCAGCCCCGCCCTTTATTACTAGCTCTTTGCAGCAAGAAGCCAGCCGCAAATTAAGTTTTAGTTCGCGTAAAACCATGATGGTGGCCCAACAGCTCTACGAGGGCATCAACCTGGCCGGCCAACACGTCGGTTTGATTAGCTACATGCGCACCGATAGTTTTAATTTGAGCACAGAAGCCACGACTCAAGCCAAACAATTGATCGAGAAGCTCTATGGCAAACCCTACGCCACTCAGGCACCGCGGGCTTATAAAAAGAAAGTCCGGGGAGCTCAGGAAGCTCACGAAGCCATCAGGCCAACTGATTTGAGTCGCCAGCCGGGTGACCTGGCCCAGCATTTAACCAAAGATCAACTGCGACTCTACCAACTAATCTGGCAGCGCACTATGGCCAGTCAAATCAGCGATGCTAAGTATTTGCAAAAGGGCGCCAACATCGCGGCCGCTGATTGCATCCTGCGGGCCAAAGGCCGCGAAACTCTCTTTGATGGTTTTACGCGCGTCTACACCGAGAGTCGCGATGACGGCGAAGACGAAAACGATGCCGCGCTATCAGAGCTAACTAAAGACGAGAAGTTGAAGTTGGTTGAACTATTGCCAGAGCAGCACTTTACCAGCCCGCCGCCGCGCTACACCGAAGCCAGCCTGATTAAAGTTTTGGAGGAAAACGGCATTGGTCGGCCATCGACCTATGCCCCAACCATGGGTACGATTATTAATCGTGGTTACGTGCGCTTAGAAAACCGCCAGTTCCACCCCCAAGACGTTGGCTATTTGGTGACCGATCTATTAACCAAGCATTTTCCCTTTGTGGTTAACGAGCAATTTACGGCCGATGTCGAAGACAAGCTTGACGACATTGCCGAAGGGCAAAAGGAGTGGAAACCATTTATTAAGGACTTTTATGGTCCGATGCGGGAGCTAATTGATACCGAGACCGATAAGATTCCGCGGATGAAGATCCCGGAAATTCCAACCGATGAAAAGTGCGAGGTCTGTGGCAAGCCCATGGTCATTAAATCTGGTCGTTTTGGCCAATTTATGGCTTGCACCGGCTTCCCGGAATGTAAAAATACCAAGCCCTATCACCAGCCAACCGGTATTATTTGTCCGGAGGATGGTGGGGACGTCATCGAACGCAAGACCAAACGCGGCCGAACGTTCTGGGGCTGCGCCAATTACCCCGAATGCAAGTTTGCCAGCTGGACCAAGCCGGGCGCCACTAGCGAACCAGCCGAGGCTGCCAAAACAGCCGACACCACTACTTAA
- a CDS encoding FtsQ-type POTRA domain-containing protein encodes MARYSNRRVQKVSRPGGFDRPTSYRPKRTKTELKINLRSLIAVVLTLALIWGWWRTLAIKKVVVEGSRYYQAQLVSDAVSDQLHKHWWWHNLTLLDTRRLQKAILASQPQLSDVAISRRWPSGVNLKVTERQPNLAWQSGGQTYLLSGEGIVAAQAGGGDLSLPVVEDTTNLPVKLGAQVVPARFIAFTLELINLLPKQGLQVTNLKVPATTTEVYAGTNQGYYVKFDTTRSAQAEVGDLAKVLNLLKSQNKKPSEYIDLRIEDKAYYK; translated from the coding sequence ATGGCGCGCTATAGCAATCGGCGGGTTCAAAAGGTTTCGCGGCCGGGGGGCTTTGATCGTCCGACGTCCTATCGGCCGAAGCGAACAAAAACCGAACTTAAAATCAACCTTAGATCTTTAATTGCGGTTGTTTTAACCCTAGCTTTAATCTGGGGGTGGTGGAGGACCCTAGCAATAAAAAAGGTGGTAGTGGAAGGTAGCCGGTATTATCAGGCCCAACTGGTTAGTGACGCGGTTTCAGATCAACTACATAAACACTGGTGGTGGCATAATCTAACCTTGCTCGATACCAGGAGGTTACAGAAAGCCATTTTGGCCTCACAGCCACAGCTCAGCGATGTGGCCATTAGCCGACGTTGGCCATCTGGAGTTAACCTGAAGGTGACCGAACGTCAACCGAACTTAGCTTGGCAGAGCGGTGGTCAAACCTATTTACTCTCAGGCGAGGGGATAGTGGCGGCCCAGGCCGGGGGAGGCGATCTGAGTTTGCCGGTGGTGGAAGACACCACCAATCTACCAGTTAAACTCGGCGCTCAAGTCGTACCAGCGCGTTTCATAGCCTTTACCCTTGAACTAATCAATCTGTTGCCGAAGCAGGGTCTCCAGGTTACCAATCTGAAGGTCCCAGCCACCACCACCGAGGTCTATGCTGGGACCAACCAGGGCTATTATGTCAAATTTGATACTACGCGTAGTGCCCAAGCTGAAGTGGGGGACTTAGCGAAGGTTTTGAACCTGTTGAAGAGCCAAAACAAGAAGCCCAGCGAATATATTGATCTAAGGATCGAAGACAAAGCTTATTACAAGTAA